Proteins from one Burkholderia oklahomensis C6786 genomic window:
- the atpA gene encoding F0F1 ATP synthase subunit alpha yields MQLNPSEISELIKSRIQGLEASADVRNQGTVISVTDGIVRIHGLSDVMQGEMLEFPGNTFGLALNLERDSVGAVILGEYEHISEGDIVKTTGRILEVPVGPELVGRVVDALGNPIDGKGPVNAKLTDAIEKIAPGVIWRKSVSQPVQTGLKSIDSMVPIGRGQRELIIGDRQCGKTAVAIDTIINQKGKDLICIYVAIGQKASSIMNVVRKLEETGALEYTIVVAASASESAAMQYLAPYAGCTMGEYFRDRGQDALIIYDDLTKQAWAYRQISLLLRRPPGREAYPGDVFYLHSRLLERAARVSEEYVEKFTNGEVKGKSGSLTALPVIETQAGDVTAFVPTNVISITDGQIFLETDLFNAGIRPAINAGVSVSRVGGAAQTKVVKKLSGGIRTDLAQYRELAAFAQFASDLDEATRKQLERGRRVTELLKQPQYQPLQVWELAVSLFAANNGYLDDLEVKDVLPFEKGLREYLKTSHADLIKRIEDTKDLSKDDESALHAALKDFKKSGAY; encoded by the coding sequence ATGCAACTCAATCCCTCTGAGATCAGCGAGCTGATCAAGAGCCGGATCCAGGGCCTTGAAGCGAGCGCGGACGTTCGCAACCAGGGCACCGTGATCTCCGTGACCGACGGTATCGTGCGCATCCACGGTTTGTCCGACGTGATGCAGGGCGAAATGCTCGAATTCCCGGGCAACACGTTCGGTCTTGCGCTGAACCTCGAGCGCGACTCGGTCGGCGCGGTGATTCTCGGCGAATACGAACACATCTCGGAAGGCGACATCGTCAAGACGACGGGCCGCATTCTCGAAGTCCCGGTCGGTCCGGAACTCGTCGGCCGCGTGGTCGATGCGCTCGGCAATCCGATCGACGGCAAGGGCCCGGTCAACGCGAAGCTGACGGACGCCATCGAAAAGATCGCCCCGGGCGTGATCTGGCGTAAGTCGGTGTCGCAGCCGGTGCAGACGGGCCTCAAGTCGATCGACTCGATGGTGCCGATCGGCCGCGGCCAGCGCGAGCTGATCATCGGCGACCGTCAGTGCGGCAAGACCGCGGTGGCGATCGACACGATCATCAACCAGAAGGGCAAGGATCTCATCTGTATCTACGTCGCGATCGGCCAGAAGGCTTCGTCGATCATGAACGTGGTGCGCAAGCTCGAAGAAACCGGCGCGCTCGAATACACGATCGTCGTCGCCGCTTCGGCTTCGGAATCGGCCGCGATGCAATACCTCGCGCCGTACGCCGGCTGCACGATGGGCGAATACTTCCGCGATCGCGGCCAGGACGCCCTCATCATCTATGACGATTTGACCAAGCAAGCTTGGGCGTATCGCCAGATCTCGCTGCTGCTGCGCCGCCCGCCGGGCCGCGAAGCGTACCCGGGCGACGTGTTCTATCTGCACTCGCGTCTGCTCGAGCGTGCGGCTCGCGTGTCGGAAGAGTACGTCGAGAAGTTCACGAACGGCGAAGTGAAGGGCAAGAGCGGCTCGCTGACGGCGCTGCCCGTCATCGAAACGCAGGCGGGCGACGTGACCGCGTTCGTTCCGACGAACGTGATCTCGATCACCGACGGCCAGATCTTCCTGGAAACCGACCTGTTCAACGCGGGCATCCGTCCGGCAATCAACGCGGGCGTGTCGGTGTCGCGCGTGGGCGGCGCCGCGCAGACGAAGGTCGTGAAGAAGCTCTCCGGCGGTATCCGTACCGACCTCGCGCAGTACCGTGAACTGGCGGCGTTCGCGCAGTTCGCGTCGGATCTCGATGAAGCGACCCGCAAGCAGCTCGAGCGCGGCCGTCGCGTGACGGAACTGCTGAAGCAGCCGCAGTACCAGCCGCTGCAGGTGTGGGAGCTGGCCGTGTCGCTGTTCGCGGCGAACAACGGCTACCTCGACGACCTCGAGGTCAAGGACGTCCTGCCGTTCGAAAAAGGCCTGCGCGAATATCTGAAGACGAGCCACGCTGACCTCATCAAGCGTATCGAAGACACGAAAGACTTGTCGAAGGACGACGAGAGCGCGCTGCACGCCGCTCTGAAGGACTTCAAGAAGTCGGGTGCCTATTGA
- the atpE gene encoding F0F1 ATP synthase subunit C: protein MQAFIANIQGLTAIGIGIIIGLGAIGACIGIGLMGGKYIEACARQPELINPLQTKMFLLAGLIDAAFLIGVGVAMLFAFANPLLSKLAG, encoded by the coding sequence ATGCAAGCTTTCATCGCCAACATCCAAGGTCTGACCGCTATCGGTATCGGTATCATCATCGGCCTGGGTGCAATCGGCGCCTGTATCGGTATCGGCCTGATGGGCGGCAAGTACATCGAAGCTTGCGCACGTCAGCCGGAACTGATCAACCCGCTGCAAACGAAGATGTTCCTGCTGGCTGGTCTGATCGATGCGGCGTTCCTGATTGGCGTGGGTGTGGCCATGCTGTTTGCATTCGCGAACCCGCTCCTGTCGAAGCTCGCGGGCTAA
- a CDS encoding F0F1 ATP synthase subunit delta: MAELATIARPYAEALFRVAEGGDIAAWSTLVQELAQVAHLPEVLSVASSPKVSRAQVSELLLAAVKAPLATSAEAKNFVGMLVENHRIALLPEISAQFDELKNAREGAADALIVSAFPLEGAQLAELVENLERRFKRKLKPTIEVDASLIGGVRVTVGDEVLDTSVRARLAGMQVALTA; encoded by the coding sequence ATGGCCGAACTTGCAACCATCGCCCGCCCTTACGCAGAAGCGCTGTTCCGCGTGGCCGAGGGTGGTGACATCGCCGCCTGGTCCACGCTCGTGCAAGAGCTGGCACAGGTTGCGCACCTGCCCGAAGTGCTGTCCGTCGCGTCGAGCCCCAAGGTGAGCCGCGCGCAAGTCAGCGAGCTGCTGCTCGCCGCGGTGAAGGCGCCGCTCGCGACCAGCGCGGAAGCGAAGAACTTCGTGGGGATGCTGGTCGAAAATCACCGTATCGCGCTGCTGCCGGAAATCTCCGCGCAGTTCGACGAGCTGAAGAATGCGCGCGAAGGCGCGGCGGATGCGCTGATCGTCAGCGCGTTCCCGCTGGAAGGCGCGCAGCTTGCCGAACTCGTCGAAAACCTCGAGCGCAGGTTCAAGCGCAAGCTGAAGCCGACGATCGAAGTCGACGCGTCGCTGATCGGCGGCGTGCGCGTGACGGTTGGCGACGAAGTGCTCGATACCTCGGTCCGCGCGCGGCTCGCCGGCATGCAGGTGGCTCTGACCGCCTGA
- the atpD gene encoding F0F1 ATP synthase subunit beta, which translates to MSTTALVEGKIVQCIGAVIDVEFPRDSMPKIYDALILDGSELTLEVQQQLGDGVVRTICLGASDGLRRGLVVKNTNKPISVPVGKPTLGRIMDVLGRPIDEAGPIESEHTRSIHQKAPAFDELSPSTELLETGIKVIDLICPFAKGGKVGLFGGAGVGKTVNMMELINNIAKEHGGYSVFAGVGERTREGNDFYHEMKDSNVLDKVALVYGQMNEPPGNRLRVALTGLTMAEHFRDEGLDVLFFVDNIYRFTLAGTEVSALLGRMPSAVGYQPTLAEEMGKLQERITSTKTGSITSVQAVYVPADDLTDPSPATTFGHLDATVVLSRDIASLGIYPAVDPLDSTSRQIDPNVIGEEHYSITRRVQQTLQRYKELRDIIAILGMDELSPEDKLSVARARKIQRFLSQPFHVAEVFTGSPGKYVPLKETIRGFKMIVDGECDHLPEQAFYMVGTIDEAFEKAKKIQ; encoded by the coding sequence ATGAGTACTACTGCTTTGGTAGAAGGCAAGATCGTACAGTGCATCGGCGCCGTTATCGACGTGGAATTCCCGCGCGACAGCATGCCGAAGATTTACGACGCGCTCATTCTCGATGGCTCGGAACTGACGCTCGAAGTCCAGCAGCAACTGGGCGACGGCGTGGTCCGCACCATCTGTCTGGGCGCATCCGACGGCCTGCGCCGCGGCCTCGTGGTGAAGAACACGAACAAGCCGATCTCGGTGCCGGTCGGCAAGCCGACCCTCGGCCGCATCATGGACGTGCTCGGCCGTCCGATCGACGAGGCGGGCCCGATCGAAAGCGAGCACACGCGCTCGATCCACCAGAAGGCGCCGGCGTTCGACGAACTGTCGCCGTCGACCGAACTGCTCGAAACGGGCATCAAGGTCATCGACCTGATCTGCCCGTTCGCGAAGGGCGGCAAGGTCGGTCTGTTCGGCGGTGCAGGCGTCGGCAAGACCGTGAACATGATGGAACTGATCAACAACATCGCGAAGGAGCACGGCGGTTACTCCGTGTTCGCCGGTGTGGGCGAGCGTACCCGCGAAGGGAACGACTTCTATCATGAAATGAAGGACTCGAACGTTCTCGACAAGGTCGCGCTGGTGTACGGCCAGATGAACGAGCCGCCGGGCAACCGCCTGCGCGTCGCGCTGACGGGCCTCACGATGGCCGAGCACTTCCGTGACGAAGGCCTCGACGTGCTGTTCTTCGTCGACAACATCTACCGTTTCACGCTGGCCGGCACCGAAGTGTCCGCACTGCTCGGCCGTATGCCGTCGGCGGTGGGCTATCAGCCGACGCTGGCTGAAGAAATGGGCAAGCTGCAGGAGCGCATCACGTCGACGAAGACGGGCTCGATCACGTCGGTTCAGGCCGTGTACGTCCCTGCGGACGACTTGACCGACCCGTCGCCCGCCACGACCTTCGGCCACCTGGACGCGACGGTCGTGCTGTCGCGTGACATCGCTTCGCTCGGTATCTACCCCGCGGTGGACCCGCTCGACTCGACGTCGCGCCAGATCGACCCGAACGTGATCGGCGAAGAGCACTACTCGATCACGCGCCGCGTTCAGCAGACGCTGCAGCGCTACAAGGAACTGCGCGACATCATCGCGATTCTGGGCATGGACGAACTGTCGCCGGAAGACAAGCTGTCGGTCGCCCGTGCGCGTAAGATCCAGCGTTTCCTGTCGCAGCCGTTCCACGTCGCCGAAGTGTTCACGGGCTCGCCGGGCAAGTACGTGCCGCTCAAGGAAACGATCCGCGGCTTCAAGATGATCGTCGACGGCGAGTGCGACCACCTGCCGGAACAGGCGTTCTACATGGTCGGCACGATCGACGAAGCCTTCGAGAAGGCCAAGAAGATCCAGTAA
- a CDS encoding F0F1 ATP synthase subunit B codes for MNLNATLFAQMVVFLILAWFTMKFVWPPLINALDERSKKIADGLSAAEKGQAELAAAHKRVDQELAQARNEGQQRIAEAEKRAQAVAEEIKANAQAEAARIIAQAKADADQQIVKARETLRGEVASLAVKGAEQILKREVDHTAHAELLNQLKAEL; via the coding sequence GTGAATCTCAACGCAACCCTGTTTGCGCAAATGGTCGTGTTCCTGATCCTCGCGTGGTTCACGATGAAGTTCGTGTGGCCGCCGTTGATCAACGCCCTCGACGAGCGCTCGAAGAAAATTGCCGACGGCCTCTCGGCTGCGGAAAAGGGGCAGGCGGAACTCGCAGCGGCGCACAAGCGCGTCGACCAGGAACTCGCGCAGGCCCGCAACGAAGGCCAGCAGCGCATCGCCGAAGCCGAAAAGCGCGCGCAGGCGGTCGCCGAGGAAATCAAGGCGAACGCGCAGGCCGAAGCGGCCCGCATCATCGCTCAGGCGAAGGCGGATGCCGATCAGCAAATCGTGAAGGCCCGTGAAACGCTGCGCGGCGAAGTCGCCTCGCTGGCCGTGAAGGGCGCCGAGCAGATCCTGAAGCGCGAAGTCGATCATACGGCCCACGCCGAACTGCTGAATCAACTGAAAGCCGAGCTCTGA
- a CDS encoding F0F1 ATP synthase subunit epsilon: MATIKVDVVSAEEQIFSGQAKFVALPGEAGELGILPGHTPLITRIRPGAVRIEAESGDEEFVFVAGGILEVQPGAVTVLADTAIRGKDLDSAKAEEAKKRAEETLQNAKSDLDLAKAQSELATAMAQLEAIQRLAKIRGKH, encoded by the coding sequence ATGGCAACCATCAAAGTAGACGTCGTCAGCGCGGAAGAGCAGATCTTTTCGGGCCAGGCGAAGTTCGTCGCGCTGCCGGGCGAAGCGGGTGAGCTGGGCATCCTGCCGGGTCACACGCCGCTCATCACGCGGATTCGGCCGGGTGCGGTGCGCATCGAGGCCGAAAGCGGCGACGAGGAGTTCGTGTTCGTCGCGGGCGGCATTCTCGAAGTGCAGCCGGGCGCCGTGACGGTGCTCGCCGACACCGCGATTCGCGGCAAGGATCTCGATTCGGCGAAGGCCGAAGAGGCGAAGAAGCGCGCAGAGGAAACGCTGCAGAACGCGAAGTCGGACCTCGATCTCGCGAAGGCGCAGTCGGAACTCGCGACCGCGATGGCGCAGCTCGAAGCGATCCAGCGTCTCGCGAAGATCCGCGGCAAGCACTGA
- the atpG gene encoding F0F1 ATP synthase subunit gamma yields the protein MAGMKEIRGKIKSVQNTRKITKAMEMVAASKMRRAQERMRAARPYADKVRAIAAHMSRSTPEYRHPFMVANDGAKTAGIILVTTDKGLCGGLNTNVLRASIQKFKELDDKGQKLEATAIGSKGLGFLNRFGAKVISQVVHLGDTPHLDKLIGAVKVQLDLYSEGKLSAVYLAYTRFINTMKQEAVIEQLLPLSTEHFDSNDGMPATSWDYIYEPDAQAVVDELLVRYVEALVYQAVAENMASEQSARMVAMKAASDNAKTVISELQLSYNKSRQAAITKELSEIVGGAAAV from the coding sequence ATGGCTGGAATGAAGGAAATTCGCGGCAAGATCAAGAGCGTGCAGAACACGCGCAAGATCACGAAGGCGATGGAGATGGTGGCGGCATCGAAGATGCGCCGCGCTCAGGAACGCATGCGCGCTGCCCGCCCGTATGCCGACAAGGTCCGCGCCATCGCCGCGCACATGAGCCGCTCGACCCCGGAGTACCGCCACCCGTTCATGGTGGCGAACGACGGCGCGAAGACCGCGGGCATCATCCTCGTCACGACCGACAAGGGTCTGTGCGGCGGTCTGAACACGAACGTGTTGCGTGCGTCGATTCAGAAGTTCAAGGAGCTCGACGACAAGGGCCAGAAGCTCGAAGCCACCGCGATCGGCAGCAAGGGCCTCGGCTTCCTGAACCGTTTCGGCGCGAAGGTGATCTCGCAGGTCGTGCATCTCGGCGACACGCCGCACCTCGACAAGCTGATCGGCGCGGTGAAGGTGCAGCTCGATCTGTATTCGGAAGGTAAGCTGTCGGCCGTTTATCTCGCGTACACGCGCTTCATCAACACGATGAAGCAGGAAGCGGTGATCGAGCAGCTGCTGCCGTTGTCGACCGAACATTTCGACAGCAACGACGGCATGCCCGCCACGTCGTGGGATTACATCTACGAGCCGGATGCGCAGGCGGTGGTCGACGAGCTGCTCGTGCGTTACGTCGAGGCGCTGGTGTACCAGGCCGTCGCGGAAAACATGGCGTCGGAGCAATCGGCGCGGATGGTCGCGATGAAGGCCGCTTCGGATAACGCGAAGACGGTGATCAGCGAGCTCCAACTGTCGTACAACAAGAGTCGTCAGGCAGCGATCACGAAGGAATTGTCGGAGATCGTCGGCGGCGCCGCCGCTGTTTAA